A segment of the Panacibacter ginsenosidivorans genome:
ACATGAAAAAGAAACTTTTTTTTATAGCGGCGTTTATTATATTGCTTTTGCTAACCGGCGCCTGGCTCCTGTTTGGACCGTCTACATCATTTGATGAAAAAAACAAATATCTTTTTGTTAGAAGCGGAGAAAATATTCAGCAACAGGTGGAAGCACAAGTTGACACAGGTAATATTGTGCACTTCCCTTTTATTTTTAAAGTGGTTGCTTCGCAAACAGGTGTGTGGGATAAATTAAAACCGGGCAGGTTTGAAATAAAAAAAGGTACCAGCATTTTTAATATGGTACGCATGCTGCGTAATAATGTTCAGTCACCGGTTAAACTGGTTATAAATAAATTACGCACCAAAGAAAATTTTGCAAAATTATTAGGCAAGAATTTTTCATTTGATTCAGCAGCCGCCATGCAATTTTTAACCAGTAATGATTCTTTGCTGCAACTTGGTGTAGATACCAATACAGTGTTTACAATGATAATACCAGATACTTATCTTTTTAACTGGAATACGCGACCGCGCAACTTGTTGACAAAACTGAAAGAACAAGAAGAAAAATATTGGAACAGCAATCGCCTTCAACTGGCGCAGGAGCAGGGTTTAACGCCCCGGCAGGTTTATACCATTGCCTCTATCGTAGAAGAAGAAACCAATAAGGATGATGAAAAGGGTTCAATAGCCAGTGTTTATATTAACCGCATGAATAAGGGAATGCCACTGGGAGCGGATCCAACTGTAAAATATGCTTTAAGAGATTTTGCATTAAAAAGAATTTATTTTAAACACCTTGCTGTTGAATCACCATACAATACTTACCGTTATAAAGGTTTGCCCCCGGGCCCTATTTGTACGCCATCGCAAACTACTATTGATGCAGTATTAAATGCACCCAAAACAGATTATCTTTTCTTTGTTGCAAAAAGTGATTTCAGCGGTTATCATCATTTCAGCAATAACTTTGCAGAGCACGACCGTTATGCAAAAGAATACCAGCAGGCATTAGACACACTAATAAAAAATAAACAAAAGCAACAGGATTGAGAAAAATAGAACGCATCATACGGCAATCAAAACCTGTTAATGCTGTAAGGGAAAGAAGCAAAAAAATTTTTATACCCGGTTTCGAAGGCTTACATCTCTATGAGGTGTATCGTTTTTTTATTGCACAGGTTAGGCGGGAAGGTCTTAATACAAGAGCTGCTGCTATATCGTTTAATATTATTATGGCTATACCTGCTGCCTGTTTATTTTTGTTTACACTGGTGCCATATTTTCCGGTAGCAAAGAACATACATAATGAACTGATAGGCGTAATTGCGGATATAAGCCCAAATGAAGACACCAAAAAGCTCATCTCCGATTTCCTTGACGATTTTTTTAATAAACCGAAAACCGGTTTATTATCTATCGGTTTTGTACTTGCGTTGTTTTATACTTCCAACGCTATGATGGGTATTATAAGAGGTTTCGACAGATCACTTGTAGTAAGGGCAAAAACAAATTTTCTAAAAAAGAGGTTAAGGGCTATAAAACTTACAATTATACTGGTGCTTCTTTTTATAGGTACGGCATTAATCTCTGCAGGGCAAGGTGTTTTATTTAATTATATAATGGATGCACTTGGTGTAAAAAATGAGAGCACAAAATCGCTCATACAAAGCCTGCGTTGGGTAATTGTAGTGGCACTTTTTTTATATTCCATCGCTTTCATTTATAAGTTCGCCCCATCTGTACAAAAAAGATGGAAACTGCTTTCCGCCGGCGCCATATTTGCAACATTTCTGATGGTTGTAACCACCTGGCTCTTCTCTTTATGGGCACAAAATTTTTCTAACTACAATAAATTTTATGGTTCAATAGGCACGTTGCTCATGATCATGACGCTTATTTTTATGAATTCGCTTGTATTGCTTGTAGGGTATGAATTAAACGTAAGTATTGCGCATTTAAAACAGGAAGCAGAAAGAAAGAATTTAAAAGACGGCATCAGTTAAAAATATTTTGAGCCCGGCTGTATTATATATGGCATCACTCGTTGCGTCGCACTCTTGTACAGTATAAAAGTAATGCAGCTTATTCAGCTTAAACAGAACCGGCTTCCATTTATATATTTCTTAAAAAAAATTGTCACTGAATACCCTATTTTTATTGCATGAAGAAAATATTTTTATTACTGCCTTATTTTATTCTATTCTTGAATGCAGCCTTTGCACAATTAGGAGTAAGAAAAGAAACATTTACACACGCAGATTCATTGCGAGGTTCATTAAATCCTGAAAGGACCTGGTGGGATGTATTAAGATATGATATAGAAGTAAAACCAGATTATAATAATAAAACAATTGAAGGAAAAACAACCATTCACTATAAAGCTGTAAAAGAAAATCATCCTGCTTTTATGCAGGTAGATTTACAGGAACCGCTGATTATTGACAGTTGCCTGTTTAATAACAACAGGTCAGTACAATTTACAAAAGAGGGTAATGCATGGCATGTAAATGCGCCTAAACAAAAACAATATTCTGAAGCGAGCATTACAGTTTATTACCATGGCAAACCACGTGAAGCAGTTCGTCCGCCATGGGATGGTGGTTGGATATGGAAAAAAGATTCGCTCGGCCGGCCATGGATGAGTGTTGCCTGCCAGGGTCTCGGTGCCAGTGTCTGGTACCCCTGTAAAGATCATCAAAGCGATGAACCCGATAATGGCGCATCTTTAACAATGATCGTTCCGGATACATTGGTAGCAGTAGGTAATGGAAGATTGAAAAGTAAATATTTAAAAGATGGATTAGCAAGATATACCTGGGAAGTTGTTGATCCTATCAATAATTATAATATCATTCCATATATAGGTAAATATGTAAACTGGACAGATACTTTCATGGGCGAAAAAGGAAAACTGGATCTAAGCTATTGGGTATTGGATTATGAACTGAGCAAAGCAAAAAAACAATTTGAACAGGTAAAGCCTATGCTGCGTGCCTTTGAATATTGGATGGGGCCTTATCCTTTTTATGAAGATGGTTATAAACTGGTACAGGCACCTCATCTTGGAATGGAACACCAGAGTGCAGTTGCCTACGGCAACAAATTCCAGAACGGTTACCTTGGCACCGATTTGTCTGGTACAGGCTGGGGATTGAAATGGGATTTTATAATTGTACATGAAAGTGGTCATGAATGGTTTGCCAATAATATTACTTCTAAAGATCTT
Coding sequences within it:
- a CDS encoding M1 family metallopeptidase, with product MKKIFLLLPYFILFLNAAFAQLGVRKETFTHADSLRGSLNPERTWWDVLRYDIEVKPDYNNKTIEGKTTIHYKAVKENHPAFMQVDLQEPLIIDSCLFNNNRSVQFTKEGNAWHVNAPKQKQYSEASITVYYHGKPREAVRPPWDGGWIWKKDSLGRPWMSVACQGLGASVWYPCKDHQSDEPDNGASLTMIVPDTLVAVGNGRLKSKYLKDGLARYTWEVVDPINNYNIIPYIGKYVNWTDTFMGEKGKLDLSYWVLDYELSKAKKQFEQVKPMLRAFEYWMGPYPFYEDGYKLVQAPHLGMEHQSAVAYGNKFQNGYLGTDLSGTGWGLKWDFIIVHESGHEWFANNITSKDLADMWVHEGFTNYSETLFTDYYYGKEAGNEYNYGTRKRIRNETNIIGPYGVNKEGSGDMYYKGGNLLQTIRHAIDNDAKWRQILRGLNKTYYHQTVTTAQVENYISNQSGINFSKVFDQYLRNTQIPVLNYYYAKDNKYLFYKWDNCITGFNLQLVLNKDPQKLRLSPTKEWKKIELTKENKILFDTSFIEKNYYVNVEEVKGE
- the mltG gene encoding endolytic transglycosylase MltG, producing MKKKLFFIAAFIILLLLTGAWLLFGPSTSFDEKNKYLFVRSGENIQQQVEAQVDTGNIVHFPFIFKVVASQTGVWDKLKPGRFEIKKGTSIFNMVRMLRNNVQSPVKLVINKLRTKENFAKLLGKNFSFDSAAAMQFLTSNDSLLQLGVDTNTVFTMIIPDTYLFNWNTRPRNLLTKLKEQEEKYWNSNRLQLAQEQGLTPRQVYTIASIVEEETNKDDEKGSIASVYINRMNKGMPLGADPTVKYALRDFALKRIYFKHLAVESPYNTYRYKGLPPGPICTPSQTTIDAVLNAPKTDYLFFVAKSDFSGYHHFSNNFAEHDRYAKEYQQALDTLIKNKQKQQD
- a CDS encoding YihY/virulence factor BrkB family protein; this translates as MRKIERIIRQSKPVNAVRERSKKIFIPGFEGLHLYEVYRFFIAQVRREGLNTRAAAISFNIIMAIPAACLFLFTLVPYFPVAKNIHNELIGVIADISPNEDTKKLISDFLDDFFNKPKTGLLSIGFVLALFYTSNAMMGIIRGFDRSLVVRAKTNFLKKRLRAIKLTIILVLLFIGTALISAGQGVLFNYIMDALGVKNESTKSLIQSLRWVIVVALFLYSIAFIYKFAPSVQKRWKLLSAGAIFATFLMVVTTWLFSLWAQNFSNYNKFYGSIGTLLMIMTLIFMNSLVLLVGYELNVSIAHLKQEAERKNLKDGIS